The nucleotide window CCGAACTCCAGAACCTCCAGTCGGAACTGGGCGTGACGACGATCTACGTCACCCACGACCAGACCGAAGCGATGACGATGGGCGACCGCATCGCCGTGCTCGACGGCGGACAGCTCCAGCAGATCGGGACGCCGCTGGAGTGCTATCACCTCCCGAACAACCGGTTCGTCGCGGGCTTCATCGGCTCGCCCTCGATGAACTTCTTCGAGGTCACACAGGACCGGGACGCCGGGACGCTGGTCCACGACGACTTCGAACACGACCTCGACGCCGAGACCGCGGCCGAGGTCGCCGACGGCGCCGATCGCCTGACCCTGGGGATCCGTCCCGAGGACATCCGCATCGCCGCCGCCGACGACGAGAACGCTCTCACGGTCGATGTCGACGTGATCGAGCCGCTCGGTGACCAGTCGTTCGTCTACCTCCGGCTGGGCGACGAGCTGTTCACCGCGAGCGTCGACGGCGAGGAGTACATCAAGGAGGGGGCGTCGATGGACGTGGTCTTCCCTCGGAACCGGATCCACGTCTTCGACGGTCGGACCGGCGAGGCCATCGAGAACCGCGAACCGCCGAAAGCCGCCCGCGCGGAGGCCGCCGAGTTCCAGGACTCACACTCGTTTGCCACCGGACAGAGCGACGACTGATCGCGATCTCCGCTCGCAGTTGTCGGCTCTCTGGCGGAGTTTTAATAGCCGTTCTGCCAACGTGTCTGTATGGCATTCGAAGATCCACTCGGAACCCTGAGCGTGTCCGAGCGTGACATCGCCGACGCCTGTGGCGAGACCCCGTTCCCGGCGATGGGCGTCGTCGAACAGGTCTGGAACACCGGCCCGATCCCGACCGGCGAGATCGCGACGCGGGCCGGCGAGGCGGTCCGGTTGCTCCCCTTCGGCGACACACCGGCGGGCGGCGAGGTCGCGCTGGGCGTCGGGAGCCGCGGAATCGCGAACTTCGCCGAGATCGTCGCCGGCGTCGTCGACGCCGTCGAGGACGCGGGCTATACGCCGTTCGTGTTCCCGGCGATGGGGAGCCACGGCGGCGCGACCGCCGAGGGTCAGACGGAGATACTGGCCGAACTGGGCGTCACCGAGGCGTCGATCGGCTGTGAGATCCGCGCGACGATGGATGTCGTCGAGGTCGGTCGGACACCCGACAGGGACGTGCCCGTCGTGGCCGATGCCAACGCGGTCGCGGCCGACGCGATCGTCCCGATCAACCGGATCAAACCCCATACGGACTTCGACGGG belongs to Halorubrum sp. DM2 and includes:
- the ugpC gene encoding sn-glycerol-3-phosphate ABC transporter ATP-binding protein UgpC produces the protein MGDLEIQNLTKRFNDGTDGEIVAVDDVSITVDDGEFLVLVGPSGCGKSTTLRCIAGLESATEGTITLGGEDITHKRSRDRDIAMVFQNYALYPHMSSRKNMGFGLKMGTDMGSDEIEHRIEETAEMMGIDDLLDKKPGDLSGGQQQRVALGRAIVRDPALFLMDEPLSNLDAKLRTQMRTELQNLQSELGVTTIYVTHDQTEAMTMGDRIAVLDGGQLQQIGTPLECYHLPNNRFVAGFIGSPSMNFFEVTQDRDAGTLVHDDFEHDLDAETAAEVADGADRLTLGIRPEDIRIAAADDENALTVDVDVIEPLGDQSFVYLRLGDELFTASVDGEEYIKEGASMDVVFPRNRIHVFDGRTGEAIENREPPKAARAEAAEFQDSHSFATGQSDD